A DNA window from Arachis hypogaea cultivar Tifrunner chromosome 18, arahy.Tifrunner.gnm2.J5K5, whole genome shotgun sequence contains the following coding sequences:
- the LOC112770769 gene encoding LOW QUALITY PROTEIN: BTB/POZ domain-containing protein At1g04390-like (The sequence of the model RefSeq protein was modified relative to this genomic sequence to represent the inferred CDS: inserted 2 bases in 1 codon), with translation MKPINSRSISVQIQTLHQRLLRAYNLGTRYFDEKTNTWKWQCANIEVQKNVLRSINAFLDSISGDARATRHTIVKESVSDVLGALLCILEGKSGPLLSMASNVAVKLVSILPNSLLQSRIVELVCCLSSLISSHQVEVAIDCANALNLVVSNLSATSERTVMEALKDTGIATHIVGNIKDFAGGAKKIEYFEQMGSLLSTILWRWPQSRFPVLSDVKLMKALADMHMVTDSSIKLVLLKMYTSLALCDFVAKKLIEDGVFVEMVVQAMEKSNPQVVRIEGFKLARCLLRCQENFIRMRNLCGDALVNAIICGMRETGLSSKKGGINHGSLLLEACQLGLITRWDGDHHIRFWEHGIDRVLLNLVLENIQDKPSEHVLSLEEQISTANKGLKSNYHLGLRSYLWDILGCLMIHCGENFNPYTYGSELHINTLITCACLTFVDTIQKWCRICQNDDDSFQSEPVSRAVLMMIYSPCNHISSHARLVLSDRMKVIGIPCLKSLIHTLDYTSSLASFGSSDKLQLVINLIGLNSLSSLPEYQKCIIESKAMKAVVLIVKRCLSNDIHMERPSMAPHLLTSFHERSCCCIDKEDWEGSNVLHFYGLWALSSFVHQCSLLQDHTQKFTTAVTYIKAQLLNKLHETCSSTCLSPGVRWYASYILSYFGCYGFPNELAKWIGKSLNQEEYADLRLIVANGASVNVNGVILAVRCPSLLPREILTSSKNCKEGTDKYGETXREVRLSAHVDYEALVLLLEYVYFGCLQAEEDMVKKLKILAKRCNLQPFLQLLYRQCPEWGTPFPSLNLTSALNSVGSCFSDVILEAETNELVGWTCNFCSNSVPHSHVHKVILQSGCEYLQGLFRSGMQESHSQVIKVAISWEALIKLVQWFYSNNLPNPPAGCLWDNMDDEGKLFNLQPYVELNWLAEFWMLESIQEASWNVIVSCLDSARHLSARIIKMAYNLSLWKLVDIAANFMAPSYRQLRDSSDLEEFDEALVHLIYSASIRFAQEGGNCSR, from the exons ATGAAACCAATCAACAGTCGTTCCATCAGTGTGCAAATCCAAACCCTCCATCAACGTCTCCTTCGTGCCTATAACCTCGGAACCAG atattttgatgagaagaCAAATACTTGGAAGTGGCAATGCGCTAACATTGAAGTGCAGAAGAATGTTCTTCGGTCAATTAATGCATTTCTTGATTCTATCTCAGGAGATGCACGTGCCACGCGTCATACTATTGTAAAG GAATCTGTATCTGATGTTTTGGGAGCATTATTATGTATTCTTGAAGGCAAAAGTGGTCCCTTATTAAGCATGGCATCAAATGTTGCAGTGAAGTTAGTTAGTATTTTGCCGAATTCACTATTGCAATCTCGTATAGTGGAACTTGTCTGTTGCCTATCATCCTTAATCTCTTCGCACCAAGTAGAGGTTGCAATAGATTGTGCTAATGCCTTGAATTTGGTGGTCTCTAATTTGAGTGCTACAAGTGAGAGGACAGTTATGGAAGCCCTCAAAGACACAGGGATTGCCACTCATATTGTTGGAAATATAAAAGACTTTGCTGGTGGTGCAAAAAAAATTGAGTATTTTGAACAGATGGGTTCACTATTGAGCACAATCCTGTGGCGGTGGCCTCAATCTAGGTTCCCTGTTTTGAGTGATGTTAAACTTATGAAAGCTTTAGCAGACATGCACATGGTGACAGATAGTTCTATTAAACTTGTACTTTTAAAGATGTACACATCTTTAG CTTTATGCGATTTTGTAGCCAAAAAACTTATAGAAGATGGAGTATTTGTAGAGATGGTTGTGCAGGCCATGGAAAAATCAAACCCTCAGGTTGTTCGAATAGAGGGGTTTAAGCTCGCTCGATGTCTAttg AGATGCCAAGAGAATTTCATACGTATGAGGAATTTGTGTGGTGATGCACTTGTCAATGCCATAATTTGTGGGATGAGGGAAACAGGATTGAGTTCCAAAAAGGGAGGGATCAACCATGGTTCCTTATTATTGGAAGCATGTCAATTGGGTCTAATTACCCGTTGGGATGGTGATCATCATATCAGGTTTTGGGAACATGGTATTGATAGAGTCCTCCTTAATCTTGTACTAGAAAATATTCAAGATAAGCCATCTGAGCATGTCTTGTCTTTGGAAGAACAGATATCCACAGCAAACAAGggtttaaaatctaattatcatcTTGGTCTGAGGAGTTATCTGTGGGACATTCTTGGGTGCCTTATGATACATTGTGGAGAAAATTTCAACCCTTATACCTATGGAAGTGAGCTCCACATCAACACACTAATTACATGTGCATG TCTGACTTTTGTTGACACAATTCAAAAATGGTGCCGAATATGTCAAAATGATGATGATAGTTTCCAAAGTGAACCAGTATCAAGGGCTGTATTAATGATGATTTATTCTCCATGTAATCACATTTCTTCACATGCAAGGCTTGTATTATCTGATAGAATGAAAGTAATAGGTATTCCGTGCTTGAAAAGCTTAATACATACTCTAGATTACACATCGTCCCTGGCAAGCTTTGGGTCATCCGATAAACTTCAACTTGTTATTAACTTGATTGGGTTAAATTCTCTTTCAAGTTTACCTGAATATCAAAAATGTATCATCGAAAGCAAAGCAATGAAAGCAGTTGTTCTTATTGTCAAACGATGTTTAAGTAATGACATTCATATGGAAAGGCCTAGCATGGCTCCTCATTTGCTTACATCATTTCATGAAAGGTCATGTTGCTGCATTGATAAAGAAGATTGGGAAGGTTCCAATGTGCTCCATTTTTATGGTTTGTGGGCCTTGTCTTCATTTGTTCATCAGTGTAGCCTTTTACAAGATCATACTCAGAAATTCACCACAGCAGTGACATACATTAAAGCTCAATTACTCAACAAGCTTCATGAGACTTGTAGTAGCACCTGTTTAAGTCCTGGAGTGAGATGGTATGCTTCATATATTCTAAGCTATTTTGGATGTTATGGTTTCCCTAATGAATTAGCAAAATGGATTGGGAAATCCCTTAATCAGGAAGAATATGCGGATTTGCGACTCATTGTGGCAAATGGGGCTTCTGTCAATGTTAATGGTGTTATTCTTGCTGTCAGATGTCCATCGCTTCTGCCTCGTGAAATCTTGACTAGTAGCAAGAATTGTAAAGAGGGAACAGATAAATATGGAGAGAC GAGAGAGGTTCGTTTATCTGCTCACGTTGATTATGAAGCATTGGTGCTGTTGTTGGAATATGTTTACTTCGGATGCTTGCAGGCAGAGGAAGATATGGTAAAAAAGTTGAAAATTCTTGCTAAACGCTGCAATCTGCAGCCCTTTCTGCAACTACTCTATAGACAATGTCCTGAGTGGGGCACACCTTTCCCCAGCTTGAATCTTACTTCAGCTCTCAATTCTGTTGGAAGTTGTTTTTC GGATGTCATATTAGAAGCTGAAACAAATGAACTCGTTGGGTGGACATGCAATTTTTGTTCTAACTCAGTGCCACATTCGCATGTTCACAAAGTTATATTGCAGTCTGGCTGTGAATATTTACAAGGTTTATTCCGATCAGGAATGCAAGAGAG TCATTCACAAGTCATCAAGGTTGCTATTAGCTGGGAAGCATTGATCAAACTAGTACAGTGGTTTTATTCCAATAATCTGCCAAATCCTCCCGCTGGATGTTTGTGGGATAATATGGATGATGAAGGAAAGCTATTCAATCTGCAACCATATGTGGAACTTAATTGGCTTGCTGAGTTTTGGATGTTGGAAAGTATTCAGGAAGCTAGTTGGAATGTGATTGTGTCTTGCCTTGATTCTGCCAGGCACTTGTCTGCTAGGATAATCAAAATGGCATACAATCTCTCTTTGTGGAAGTTGGTTGACATTGCAGCGAATTTCATGGCTCCTTCATATCGTCAATTACGAGATTCTAGTGATCTTGAAGAATTTGATGAAGCTTTAGTTCACTTAATTTATTCTGCTTCTATTCGGTTCGCACAAGAAGGTGGAAATTGCTCTAGGTGA